One segment of Solanum stenotomum isolate F172 chromosome 1, ASM1918654v1, whole genome shotgun sequence DNA contains the following:
- the LOC125871681 gene encoding uncharacterized protein LOC125871681 — MEIEAPPSTAAATTIHNRRHQLKQQIDEKKHRSIFELPANFFDSCRLLQSPSASPLSIVEPFDSLSVKTLDDVDIDEESRKEVENTESSSSRNNAKQRWSCNTCKAEFESLHDQRSHFKSDIHRLNIKLSISGRDTIKEEDFDEMTSDSLCKDYDLSSISGSDDEDEKESGQSNDLQRRIVGDIKNKIFLKLHNGEILSLWKGLLLNESESILFENKKALAADDIRNRICLTENEVTKKLKYLIHEPRDNTHLRIVLLARGGHFAGCVFDGTTAVAHKTFHRYVIRAKAGKKQSSKDASGKMAHSAGASIRRYNELALKKEIQDLFKAWKPYFADSSCIFIHAPSDNRQLFFEGDRPYFVCQLNVIRNIPLTVRRPTYKEAKRIYGLLTQVSFEVNEEIAPACEEVSLLSASDLSSKCNESMEVLKESLETKEVTKASSSVLPSPNAIISSDSESDNDTIGTSTPLHEAAKCGDSEKVFELLEQGIDPCLKDERGRTPYMVATEKEVRNAFRRFMASNLDKWDWNAAKVPSALTKEMEETQAAKQAEKDAKKKARAKELKKLRKARQKKAQAEAAQVQTAPSNSERGTVAASALKGKSQSSLTAKLSKEEESKRAHDAEREKRAAAAERRLAAAAALKAQGTDLVSAPGGSGTDILCSCCNGSLAGKVPFHRYNYKYCSSACMHVHKEILEDR, encoded by the exons ATGGAGATAGAGGCTCCTCCTTCAACCGCCGCCGCCACCACCATACACAACCGCCGCCATCAATTGAAGCAACAAATCGACGAAAAAAAGCACCGTTCCATCTTCGAATTACCAGCGAATTTCTTCGATTCCTGCCGCCTCCTCCAATCTCCGTCAGCTTCCCCACTCTCCATAGTCGAACCATTCGATAGTCTCTCAGTCAAAACCCTAGACGACGTAGACATTGATGAAGAATCCAGAAAGGAAGTGGAGAACACGGAGAGTTCGAGTAGTAGGAATAACGCCAAACAAAGGTGGTCTTGCAATACTTGTAAGGCCGAGTTTGAGTCTCTCCATGACCAGCGTTCTCACTTCAAATCCGATATTCATCGActaaat ATAAAGCTAAGCATTTCTGGGAGAGACACTATAAAGGAAGAAGACTTTGATGAGATGACCTCTGATTCCCTATGTAAGGATTATGATTTATCAAGTATTTCTGGATCAGATGACGAAGATGAGAAAGAATCTGGTCAGTCCAATGATTTGCAGCGAAGAATAGTTGGAGATatcaagaacaaaatatttttaaaattgcatAATGGGGAGATCCTTTCACTATGGAAGGGTTTACTCCTGAATGAGTCAGAGAGCATTTTGTTTGAGAACAAGAAGGCGCTTGCTGCAGATGACATCAGGAATAGGATTTGTTTGACAGAAAATGAAGTGACTAAGAAGTTGAAATATCTGATCCATGAACCAAGGGATAATACCCACTTGAGGATTGTGCTGCTTGCAAGAGGTGGGCATTTTGCAGGCTGTGTTTTTGATGGTACCACAGCTGTGGCACATAAGACATTCCACAG ATATGTTATACGGGCCAAGGCCGGTAAGAAACAATCATCAAAAGATGCAAGTGGCAAGATGGCGCACTCTGCTGGAGCATCAATTCGTCGGTATAATGAACTTGCTCTTAAAAAG GAAATTCAAGATTTGTTCAAAGCATGGAAGCCTTACTTTGCTGATTCGTCCTGTATCTTCATCCATGCTCCTTCTGACAACAGGCAACTGTTTTTTGAAGGAGATCGACCATATTTTGTTTGTCAGCTTAATGTTATTAGAAATATTCCTTTGACTGTTAGAAGACCTACCTACAAGGAAGCTAAACGAATATATGGCTTATTGACGCAAGTATCCTTTGAAGTAAATGAGGAAATTGCACCTGCTTGTGAAGAGGTGTCACTATTAAGTGCAAGTGATTTGAGCAGCAAGTGTAATGAGTCCATGGAGGTTTTGAAGGAAAGTTTGGAGACTAAGGAAGTCACAAAAGCATCTTCTAGTGTTTTGCCATCTCCCAATGCGATCATATCAAGTGATAGTGAGAGTGATAATGATACCATTGGTACATCCACTCCTTTACATGAAGCTGCAAAGTGTGGGGATTCTGAAAAGGTTTTTGAACTTCTAGAACAAGGAATAGATCCTTGCCTCAAAGACGAGAGAGGGAGAACTCCATATATGGTTGCAACTGAAAAAGAAGTGAGAAACGCATTTCGGCGCTTCATGGCATCAAACCTTGACAAGTGGGATTGGAATGCAGCTAAGGTGCCTAGCGCATTGACTAAAGAAATGGAGGAAACACAAGCTGCTAAACAG GCAGAGAAAGACGCCAAGAAGAAAGCTAGGGCCAAAGAGTTGAAAAAATTGCGGAAAGCAAGGCAGAAAAAGGCTCAG GCCGAGGCTGCTCAAGTCCAGACTGCTCCATCTAACTCTGAGAGAGGAACAGTTGCTGCTTCAGCTCTTAAAGGAAAATCACAATCTAGTCTTACAGCAAAATTATCAAAAGAG GAGGAATCGAAAAGGGCTCATGATGCTGAAAGGGAAAAAAGAGCAGCTGCAGCCGAGAGAAGATTAGCTGCTGCTGCAGCCCTCAAAGCTCAAGGCACCGACTTAGTTTCTGCTCCTGGTGGGTCGGGTACTGACATCCTCTGTTCTTGCTGTAACGGGTCATTGGCTGGTAAGGTTCCCTTTCACAGATATAATTACAAGTATTGCAGCAGTGCATGCATGCACGTGCATAAAGAGATCCTCGAGGACAGATAA
- the LOC125871616 gene encoding uncharacterized protein LOC125871616 isoform X1 — translation MANEDGNPTTPLAAKLNSNPSNDQSPARSESCSSLPPSNCNGNNNCKINDVNGIDNSPLQRNPQSPEDFILSVASKIASQPLQYSDPDVWGVLTAISDKARKRLQGINMLLTSGEHCIGRMVDNTRFQILSPAVSAHHCKIYRKKVVSEDVENPTNCCTAVFLKDSSTNGTYLNWEKLNKSSPEARLRHGDIISIAFAPQHELAFAFVFREVLISASSADAAVLKRKAEEFGSESKRLKGIGIGTSEGPISLDDFRSMQRSNTELRKQLESHVATIDSLRNENRAVVDHHEKEMKELKESVSQSYLEQLKEVQQLLEAKGKELVDISRVSAEQKHALEDLNEGLSASEQSCFEANEIIRSQKLSISELKTLLDEEREQRKKEREKAALDLKTSTQRVQAEAQEEIRRLSESAIKREKEQQEIINKLQEDEKERCLLMETLRSKLEDTRQKLVVSDNKVRQLEAQLCEEQLSSACRKKKIEELEHERNMLSKELDSEKQAAREEAWAKVSALELEISAAMRDLDFERRRLKGARERIMLRETQLRAFYSTTEEISVLFAKQQEQLKAMQRTLKDEENYENTSVDIDLNPYNVNVNGSLLREQEVGDGSHNVTRAGCSTSNQRRVRELFDLSSDDASATEKHDCNNRSEGGQDTQEVEFAGAQCVKGGFGSEVDGVGTAPLEGDGVGTELIPDSDTAGVAANMEGDLVGTEQVQETESLGINSERNLNLNKFCAFAENTMQLDDGTLGKEAQVQNPAICDESMPPSPANNVAEGDNVIEDNVIEDTEAEGTIRTADLLASEVAGSWACSTAPSVHGENDTPKSKDNDACPATLQDSGAQVGESQCATSTSKTSSRWDQDRKALSEMIGIVAPDLKEQFSHAVGSDCDQGGNEGDASDSATESCSDDEDNIMNTEAASDAETVDGEKVNEDVMDEDDEATQEDSIG, via the exons ATGGCGAACGAAGACGGTAATCCCACAACGCCATTGGCAGCGAAACTGAACTCAAACCCTAGTAATGACCAGTCTCCAGCTCGCTCCGAGTCATGTTCTTCACTTCCCCCTAGCAACTGCAATGGCAATAATAACTGCAAAATTAACGATGTCAATGGCATTGATAATTCACCGTTGCAGAGAAATCCGCAAAGCCCTGAAGATTTTATACTATCGGTGGCTTCGAAAATTGCGTCTCAGCCTTTGCAGTATTCTGATCCTGATGTTTGGGGAGTGTTAACTGCTATCTCCGATAAGGCCCGGAAGCGTCTTCAG GGGATAAACATGCTTCTCACATCTGGAGAACACTGCATTGGTCGGATGGTAGATAATACCCGTTTCCAGATTTTGTCTCCAGCTGTTAGTGCACATCATTGCAAGATCTACAGGAAAAAGGTTGTCAGCGAAGACGTAGAGAATCCCACCAACTGTTGCACTGCAGTCTTTCTGAAAGATTCAAG TACAAATGGGACGTACCTGAATTGGGAAAAGTTGAACAAAAGTAGCCCAGAAGCCAGACTTCGTCATGGTGATATTATCTCTATTGCGTTTGCTCCTCAACATG AACTTGCATTTGCCTTTGTGTTTCGAGAAGTTCTCATATCTGCTTCTTCAGCTGATGCTGCTGTTCTGAAGAGAAAAGCAG AGGAATTTGGTTCAGAAAGCAAAAGACTCAAGGGTATTGGAATTGGCACTTCTGAAGGTCCCATTTCTCTGGATGACTTCCGTAGCATGCAGCGGTCAAATACG GAACTGAGGAAGCAACTCGAAAGTCATGTTGCGACTATTGATTCCTTGCGAAATGAAAATCGTGCTGTTGTGGACCATCATGAGAAG GAAATGAAAGAATTGAAGGAGTCAGTTTCTCAATCATACCTTGAACAACTCAAAGAAGTACAGCAGTTATTGGAAGCCAAGGGAAAGGAGTTAGTTGACATAAGTAGAGTATCTGCAGAGCAGAAACATGCGTTGGAAGACCTTAATGAAGGACTTAGTGCATCTGAGCAATCATGTTTTGAGGCCAATGAAATAATACGCAG CCAGAAATTATCAATTTCAGAACTGAAAACTTTGCTAGATGAGGAGCGTGAACAGAGGAAAAAGGAACGTGAAAAGGCTGCTTTGGATTTGAAAACCTCTACACAGAGAGTGCAGGCCGAAGCCCAGGAGGAAATAAGAAGGCTCTCAGAATCTGCTATCAAACGAGAAAAAGAGCAGCAAGAAATTATTAATAAGCTTCAG GAAGATGAGAAGGAAAGATGTTTACTGATGGAAACCTTGAGATCTAAGTTG GAAGACACCAGGCAGAAATTGGTTGTTTCTGACAACAAAGTTCGTCAGCTTGAAGCTCAACTTTGTGAGGAACAATTATCTTCTGCATGTAGGAAAAAA AAAATAGAGGAACTTGAGCATGAGAGGAACATGTTGAGCAAAGAGCTTGATAGTGAAAAG CAGGCAGCTCGAGAAGAGGCGTGGGCCAAGGTTTCTGCTCTTGAACTAGAGATAAGTGCTGCAATGCGGGATCTTGATTTTGAGAGGCGAAGACTGAAAGGTGCTAGAGAAAGAATAATGCTACG AGAAACACAACTTCGGGCTTTCTATTCTACTACTGAGGAGATCTCAGTTTTGTTTGCAAAGCAGCAGGAGCAATTGAAGGCAATGCAGAGGACATTAAAAGATGAGGAAAATTATGAGAATACCTCTGTAGATATTGACCTTAATCCATACAATGTGAATGTGAATGGATCCCTATTAAGAGAGCAAGAAGTAGGAGATGGAAGCCACAATGTGACTAGGGCTGGCTGCAGTACTTCCAACCAGAGGCGTGTTAGGGAATTATTTGATTTATCAAGTGACGACGCAAGTGCTACAGAGAAGCATGATTGCAATAACAGAAGTGAAGGGGGACAAGACACACAGGAGGTAGAATTTGCTGGAGCTCAATGTGTGAAGGGTGGATTTGGTTCTGAAGTTGATGGTGTTGGGACAGCACCCCTTGAGGGAGATGGTGTGGGAACTGAGCTAATCCCTGATAGTGATACTGCTGGTGTAGCAGCCAATATGGAGGGTGACCTTGTTGGAACAGAACAGGTGCAAGAGACTGAGAGCTTGGGAATCAATAGTGaaaggaatttaaatttaaacaaattctGTGCTTTTGCTGAGAACACAATGCAGCTGGATGATGGAACTCTTGGGAAAGAAGCTCAGGTGCAGAACCCTGCAATTTGTGATGAGAGTATGCCTCCTTCCCCAGCAAATAATGTCGCTGAGGGTGATAATGTGATTGAAGATAATGTGATAGAAGATACTGAAGCTGAAGGAACCATTAGGACAGCTGATCTTTTGGCTTCAGAGGTTGCTGGGAGTTGGGCGTGCAGTACGGCTCCTTCTGTCCATGGTGAGAATGATACTCCTAAGAGTAAAGACAATGATGCATGTCCTGCAACTTTACAAGATTCAGGTGCTCAAGTGGGTGAAAGTCAATGCGCTACATCTACTTCCAAAACTTCTTCTAGATGGGATCAAGATCGTAAAGCACTAAGTGAGATGATTGGAATTGTTGCCCCTGATTTGAAGGAGCAATTCAGTCATGCAGTTGGTAGTGACTGTGATCAAGGAGGAAATGAGGGAGACGCTTCTGATTCCGCTACAGAAAGTTGCTCTGATGATGAGGATAACATAATGAATACTGAAGCTGCATCTGATGCAGAGACAGTTGACGGTGAAAAAGTGAATGAGGATGTAATGGACGAAGATGATGAAGCCACCCAAGAAGATTCTATTGGATAG
- the LOC125871616 gene encoding uncharacterized protein LOC125871616 isoform X2 — protein sequence MANEDGNPTTPLAAKLNSNPSNDQSPARSESCSSLPPSNCNGNNNCKINDVNGIDNSPLQRNPQSPEDFILSVASKIASQPLQYSDPDVWGVLTAISDKARKRLQGINMLLTSGEHCIGRMVDNTRFQILSPAVSAHHCKIYRKKVVSEDVENPTNCCTAVFLKDSSTNGTYLNWEKLNKSSPEARLRHGDIISIAFAPQHELAFAFVFREVLISASSADAAVLKRKAEEFGSESKRLKGIGIGTSEGPISLDDFRSMQRSNTELRKQLESHVATIDSLRNENRAVVDHHEKEMKELKESVSQSYLEQLKEVQQLLEAKGKELVDISRVSAEQKHALEDLNEGLSASEQSCFEANEIIRSQKLSISELKTLLDEEREQRKKEREKAALDLKTSTQRVQAEAQEEIRRLSESAIKREKEQQEIINKLQEDEKERCLLMETLRSKLEDTRQKLVVSDNKVRQLEAQLCEEQLSSACRKKKIEELEHERNMLSKELDSEKAAREEAWAKVSALELEISAAMRDLDFERRRLKGARERIMLRETQLRAFYSTTEEISVLFAKQQEQLKAMQRTLKDEENYENTSVDIDLNPYNVNVNGSLLREQEVGDGSHNVTRAGCSTSNQRRVRELFDLSSDDASATEKHDCNNRSEGGQDTQEVEFAGAQCVKGGFGSEVDGVGTAPLEGDGVGTELIPDSDTAGVAANMEGDLVGTEQVQETESLGINSERNLNLNKFCAFAENTMQLDDGTLGKEAQVQNPAICDESMPPSPANNVAEGDNVIEDNVIEDTEAEGTIRTADLLASEVAGSWACSTAPSVHGENDTPKSKDNDACPATLQDSGAQVGESQCATSTSKTSSRWDQDRKALSEMIGIVAPDLKEQFSHAVGSDCDQGGNEGDASDSATESCSDDEDNIMNTEAASDAETVDGEKVNEDVMDEDDEATQEDSIG from the exons ATGGCGAACGAAGACGGTAATCCCACAACGCCATTGGCAGCGAAACTGAACTCAAACCCTAGTAATGACCAGTCTCCAGCTCGCTCCGAGTCATGTTCTTCACTTCCCCCTAGCAACTGCAATGGCAATAATAACTGCAAAATTAACGATGTCAATGGCATTGATAATTCACCGTTGCAGAGAAATCCGCAAAGCCCTGAAGATTTTATACTATCGGTGGCTTCGAAAATTGCGTCTCAGCCTTTGCAGTATTCTGATCCTGATGTTTGGGGAGTGTTAACTGCTATCTCCGATAAGGCCCGGAAGCGTCTTCAG GGGATAAACATGCTTCTCACATCTGGAGAACACTGCATTGGTCGGATGGTAGATAATACCCGTTTCCAGATTTTGTCTCCAGCTGTTAGTGCACATCATTGCAAGATCTACAGGAAAAAGGTTGTCAGCGAAGACGTAGAGAATCCCACCAACTGTTGCACTGCAGTCTTTCTGAAAGATTCAAG TACAAATGGGACGTACCTGAATTGGGAAAAGTTGAACAAAAGTAGCCCAGAAGCCAGACTTCGTCATGGTGATATTATCTCTATTGCGTTTGCTCCTCAACATG AACTTGCATTTGCCTTTGTGTTTCGAGAAGTTCTCATATCTGCTTCTTCAGCTGATGCTGCTGTTCTGAAGAGAAAAGCAG AGGAATTTGGTTCAGAAAGCAAAAGACTCAAGGGTATTGGAATTGGCACTTCTGAAGGTCCCATTTCTCTGGATGACTTCCGTAGCATGCAGCGGTCAAATACG GAACTGAGGAAGCAACTCGAAAGTCATGTTGCGACTATTGATTCCTTGCGAAATGAAAATCGTGCTGTTGTGGACCATCATGAGAAG GAAATGAAAGAATTGAAGGAGTCAGTTTCTCAATCATACCTTGAACAACTCAAAGAAGTACAGCAGTTATTGGAAGCCAAGGGAAAGGAGTTAGTTGACATAAGTAGAGTATCTGCAGAGCAGAAACATGCGTTGGAAGACCTTAATGAAGGACTTAGTGCATCTGAGCAATCATGTTTTGAGGCCAATGAAATAATACGCAG CCAGAAATTATCAATTTCAGAACTGAAAACTTTGCTAGATGAGGAGCGTGAACAGAGGAAAAAGGAACGTGAAAAGGCTGCTTTGGATTTGAAAACCTCTACACAGAGAGTGCAGGCCGAAGCCCAGGAGGAAATAAGAAGGCTCTCAGAATCTGCTATCAAACGAGAAAAAGAGCAGCAAGAAATTATTAATAAGCTTCAG GAAGATGAGAAGGAAAGATGTTTACTGATGGAAACCTTGAGATCTAAGTTG GAAGACACCAGGCAGAAATTGGTTGTTTCTGACAACAAAGTTCGTCAGCTTGAAGCTCAACTTTGTGAGGAACAATTATCTTCTGCATGTAGGAAAAAA AAAATAGAGGAACTTGAGCATGAGAGGAACATGTTGAGCAAAGAGCTTGATAGTGAAAAG GCAGCTCGAGAAGAGGCGTGGGCCAAGGTTTCTGCTCTTGAACTAGAGATAAGTGCTGCAATGCGGGATCTTGATTTTGAGAGGCGAAGACTGAAAGGTGCTAGAGAAAGAATAATGCTACG AGAAACACAACTTCGGGCTTTCTATTCTACTACTGAGGAGATCTCAGTTTTGTTTGCAAAGCAGCAGGAGCAATTGAAGGCAATGCAGAGGACATTAAAAGATGAGGAAAATTATGAGAATACCTCTGTAGATATTGACCTTAATCCATACAATGTGAATGTGAATGGATCCCTATTAAGAGAGCAAGAAGTAGGAGATGGAAGCCACAATGTGACTAGGGCTGGCTGCAGTACTTCCAACCAGAGGCGTGTTAGGGAATTATTTGATTTATCAAGTGACGACGCAAGTGCTACAGAGAAGCATGATTGCAATAACAGAAGTGAAGGGGGACAAGACACACAGGAGGTAGAATTTGCTGGAGCTCAATGTGTGAAGGGTGGATTTGGTTCTGAAGTTGATGGTGTTGGGACAGCACCCCTTGAGGGAGATGGTGTGGGAACTGAGCTAATCCCTGATAGTGATACTGCTGGTGTAGCAGCCAATATGGAGGGTGACCTTGTTGGAACAGAACAGGTGCAAGAGACTGAGAGCTTGGGAATCAATAGTGaaaggaatttaaatttaaacaaattctGTGCTTTTGCTGAGAACACAATGCAGCTGGATGATGGAACTCTTGGGAAAGAAGCTCAGGTGCAGAACCCTGCAATTTGTGATGAGAGTATGCCTCCTTCCCCAGCAAATAATGTCGCTGAGGGTGATAATGTGATTGAAGATAATGTGATAGAAGATACTGAAGCTGAAGGAACCATTAGGACAGCTGATCTTTTGGCTTCAGAGGTTGCTGGGAGTTGGGCGTGCAGTACGGCTCCTTCTGTCCATGGTGAGAATGATACTCCTAAGAGTAAAGACAATGATGCATGTCCTGCAACTTTACAAGATTCAGGTGCTCAAGTGGGTGAAAGTCAATGCGCTACATCTACTTCCAAAACTTCTTCTAGATGGGATCAAGATCGTAAAGCACTAAGTGAGATGATTGGAATTGTTGCCCCTGATTTGAAGGAGCAATTCAGTCATGCAGTTGGTAGTGACTGTGATCAAGGAGGAAATGAGGGAGACGCTTCTGATTCCGCTACAGAAAGTTGCTCTGATGATGAGGATAACATAATGAATACTGAAGCTGCATCTGATGCAGAGACAGTTGACGGTGAAAAAGTGAATGAGGATGTAATGGACGAAGATGATGAAGCCACCCAAGAAGATTCTATTGGATAG